CTTGAGCGGGGTCATAAGCCCTTTCGTGGCCGGCCGCCGGTCACCCGGTATGCAATTAAATCGCAGACTTCGATGCTGTGATTGCGATCAAAGTGGCGCCCCGGCCGCAATGCACGCTTCAAAAACGGGATGGGAGTGGCGGAAATGCACAGCCTTGAAAGAGGCTACACGAGCACCCGGGGCTCAAACTTCACACGGTCCAGCGTAATCATGCTCTTGAACTTGCGGACATTGGGATTTGTGTAGAGTTTGGTCTTTACAAAAACGTCAAAGGCCTCGACGTCCTCAACTGCTACAATAAGAACGAAGTCAGCATCACCCGTCACCATATAGCACTGAGTGACTTCTTTTGCCGCCCTCATCGCTCGTTTGAAGTCGTCAACCAGGTCTAAACGCTCGCGATCGAGTTCCACCGTTACGACCACCGTCAGCGACTTCCCGAGCGCCTTGGGATCGATCAGGGAGATATCAGCGGTGATAACGCCATCGGCGCGTAACCTATTGACGCGGCGCATGCATGAGGCAGCAGAGGATCCGACGAGGTCCGCGAGCTCGGCGAACGACAGCCTGTTGTTTTTTTGGAGGGCGCCGAGTATCCGCCGGTCAAGGTCATCCATCATCTTTACCCTAGAGGCGAAAGCACGATTACGCAAAGCGATTCGAAACGCCCGTTGCAAGATCGGACGCGCAATGAAACGGTAACCCATTCGAATGGTGCCACTGTTGCAATTGTCGGCGGAAATGCGACCGTTTCGTTTCACGCAAAGTTCAAAATCGCCGAAACTATTCCAAATTAGGGCATTCTGCACATGGTATTCACCGCGGCCCTAAGTCGGCCGCCAGACGTCGCTGAAGCGAGTCAGCATGCACTCAGTCGACTAGCTTTATCACCTGGCCGACGAGGTCGCGGCTTGGCGGGCATCTGAGACCGGTAATTTCTCTGGGGTCGCATACAGTTTTGTTAGGCCCGCGTAGTCCGTGAGCGTCGCCTTGTTCGGAGGGAAAGTGATGGCGGTGGAATGGACGATCACGATCGAGGGCAAGAACGAGTTCGGTGACGTTTGCCGGAAGGCGGTCCGTATCGACAAGAGCCGCGAACGTCTGTTTGACGGCGACCTCGGCCTGTCGATCGAGGATGGAAATAGACCATCATGACGGCGCTGCAGAGCGCGGTCGTGAACCACGAGCCGGCGACGTATTCCCTCTTTTGTCGGGTCTGCCCGGATTGCCACAGTTTCGGCCGGTCAAGGACTACACGACGCGACGGATCCGGACTGTCTTTGGCATCGTGGCGGTGCGCGATCCTCGCTGGATGCTGTGTCGGGATTGTTCCCCAGGCGTGGTCGTTGCCTTTGCGCCGCTGCGGGAAACTGCCGGGATCGAGCGACATCAGAGCCGATGGAACTGACGGCGCGGCTGGGGAGTATGATGCCGTACCGGCAGGCGGCGAGAGTGCTTGCCGAATTCCTGCCCGTTGAGCCGACCGAGACGTATGCCACCGTGCGCAAGCGAACCATCAGGATTGGCGAACGGCTCGACGATCAGGTTGCTGAGGAAGAATTGTACGCAAGGGCGCAAACGCACGAACGACGCCAGCTTGAAATGCGGCTTCCCGGCGATCGCCGCAAAGAGTTCGTCATCAGCATCGATACTGCGCATGCTCGCAGCGCCGATTCCAATTCAGCGCGCAACTTCGAGCTCGTTGTGCCCGATGCGGCGCGGCGGGCCGGGCGAAGGTGGCGGTCGCTATTTCGTACTAGCAGCACCGACCGACGGGCAATCGGGATCACGCTCTTCATGCTCTTCGGGAAGTAGGTTACCGCGGCTTTGGCGATGTGACCGTGATTTCGGACGGCGCCGAAATCCTGAAGCGGCTACCCCGCGCAATACCGAAGCCGACGGCCCACATCATCGACTGGTTCCACACCGCCATGAAGGTCCAGCCGATGTAGCAGATCGCCGATCATTTGGCTCGATCCCGATCGGGTCTCTCTGAAGCGCTTCCTGCAACGACCGTGACATCAGAGCGGTGAAGTGGCGCCTGTGGCATGGGCGGGTCGATCGCACGATCACCGATTTGGAGCAACTCTTGGAGCGGGTGAGGGCTTCGCGAGGAGACAGCGAGTTCTCAATCGCCCGACTTCAAAGCCTCGGCTTGCAGCTCCTGACCTATATCCGTCCGAACCGCGGCGCGATCGTCAACTAAGGCAAGCGCTTCAAGCCGGCCTTCGCGTCGCAACGATTCTGGCTGAATCGGCGGTGAATTCACTTGTCGGCAAGCGGATGGTCAAGAAACAGCAGATGCGTTGGTCGCTCCACGGAGTTCACATGCTCATGCAGGTCAGGACGGCAAATCTCAACGGCGAGCTCACAATCGATTGCGAGCACTATTCCGACAGCCAGAGCCCAACGTGCCACCACTATTCAAGCCTAATCCGGCTCTCCTTCGCGCCGCCTGACCCCGAGAAGTTACCGGTCTCGACGAGATCGCCGAACCCGCATCCGATTCCAAATG
The window above is part of the Mesorhizobium loti genome. Proteins encoded here:
- a CDS encoding Transcriptional regulator, with the translated sequence MMDDLDRRILGALQKNNRLSFAELADLVGSSAASCMRRVNRLRADGVITADISLIDPKALGKSLTVVVTVELDRERLDLVDDFKRAMRAAKEVTQCYMVTGDADFVLIVAVEDVEAFDVFVKTKLYTNPNVRKFKSMITLDRVKFEPRVLV
- a CDS encoding Putative TNP2-like transposon protein, translating into MRSIDADDELFAAIAGKPHFKLASFVRLRPCVQFFLSNLIVEPFANPDGSLAHGGIRLGRLNGQEFGKHSRRLPVRHHTPQPRRQFHRL
- a CDS encoding Sea14 protein encodes the protein MKWRLWHGRVDRTITDLEQLLERVRASRGDSEFSIARLQSLGLQLLTYIRPNRGAIVN